In one Komagataeibacter sp. FNDCR2 genomic region, the following are encoded:
- the moaD gene encoding molybdopterin converting factor subunit 1 — MLHILYFAWLRDRLGRSDESVALPENARSVQDLITQLRARGGEYGAVFARPEQIRVAVNQRFATVTDPIAANDEIAFFPPVTGG, encoded by the coding sequence ATGCTGCACATTCTCTATTTTGCATGGTTGCGCGACCGGCTGGGTCGCTCTGACGAGAGCGTGGCCCTGCCGGAAAACGCGCGTTCCGTACAGGATCTGATTACGCAGCTCCGCGCCCGTGGCGGGGAATACGGGGCGGTCTTCGCCCGGCCGGAGCAGATTCGCGTGGCCGTCAACCAGCGCTTCGCCACGGTTACGGATCCCATCGCCGCCAATGATGAAATTGCCTTCTTCCCCCCGGTTACGGGGGGCTGA
- the uvrC gene encoding excinuclease ABC subunit UvrC, whose protein sequence is MTTAISAPPLRPVGVEAIHHALQTMPQSPGVYRMLGAKGDVLYVGKALNLKKRVTSYTHVSRLTERLRRMVSETGGMEIVTTHTEAEALLLEANYIKRMQPRYNILLRDDKSYPWIMLTDKHDFPQISKHRGKPVKGASYWGPFASAWSVNQTLNLLQRTFLLRSCSDSEMHGRARPCLLHQIHRCSAPCADRISREDYAALADQARGFLAGRNPHMREQLVSEMEQAAEALEFERAAAIRDRIRGLSALQQDSSVVNPSTVTDADIIAIWQIAGQSCIQVFFVRAGRNNGNRAFFPSHARDENAPDVLAAFIAQFYDDKPPPPQVLVNQDLPEHDVLAAALGLRRGRKVEIIHPRRGEKRGVIDHAEINAREALERRLAESAGQARLLQGVADLFGLDAPPARIETYDNSHIMGANAYGVMVVAGPEGFEKRAYRKFAIKGPVTPGDDFAMMREVLERRFRRALRDREEGNRPGDWPDILLIDGGAGQYSAVRAVLDDLGVTGVTLVAIAKGPDRDAGREWFHTADRPPFQLPPRDPVLYYLQRLRDEAHRFAITTHRAGRSKTLVRSELDDIPGVGPARKRALLNHFGSARSVRQAGLGELESAPGINRDMARAIYGYFHPDWTGD, encoded by the coding sequence ATGACAACCGCCATTTCAGCCCCTCCGCTTCGCCCCGTGGGGGTGGAGGCGATTCACCATGCCCTCCAGACCATGCCGCAGTCCCCCGGTGTGTACCGGATGCTGGGGGCGAAGGGCGACGTGCTGTATGTGGGCAAGGCGCTGAACCTGAAAAAGCGCGTGACCTCCTACACCCATGTCAGCCGCCTGACCGAACGCCTGCGCCGGATGGTGTCCGAAACCGGCGGCATGGAAATCGTCACCACCCATACCGAGGCCGAAGCCCTGCTGCTGGAGGCCAACTATATCAAGCGCATGCAGCCGCGGTACAATATCCTGCTGCGTGACGATAAGAGTTATCCATGGATCATGCTGACGGACAAGCATGATTTTCCCCAGATCAGCAAACACCGGGGCAAGCCGGTCAAGGGCGCGTCCTACTGGGGGCCGTTCGCTTCCGCCTGGTCGGTCAACCAGACGCTCAACCTGCTCCAGCGCACCTTCCTGCTGCGGTCATGTTCGGATAGCGAGATGCACGGTCGCGCGCGTCCGTGCCTGCTGCACCAGATCCATCGCTGCTCGGCCCCCTGCGCGGACCGGATCAGCCGCGAGGACTATGCCGCGCTGGCCGATCAGGCGCGCGGTTTTCTGGCGGGCAGGAACCCGCATATGCGCGAGCAACTGGTCAGTGAGATGGAACAGGCGGCCGAGGCGCTGGAATTCGAGCGCGCCGCCGCCATCCGTGACCGCATACGCGGGCTGTCCGCGTTGCAGCAGGATTCGAGCGTGGTCAATCCGTCCACCGTGACGGATGCGGACATCATCGCCATCTGGCAGATTGCCGGTCAGTCGTGCATCCAGGTCTTTTTTGTCCGCGCGGGACGCAACAACGGCAACCGCGCCTTTTTTCCCAGTCATGCGCGCGACGAGAACGCCCCCGATGTGCTCGCCGCCTTCATCGCCCAGTTTTATGACGACAAGCCCCCCCCGCCGCAGGTTCTGGTCAATCAGGACCTGCCCGAGCACGACGTGCTGGCAGCGGCGCTGGGCCTGCGCCGGGGGCGCAAGGTGGAGATCATCCACCCACGGCGCGGGGAAAAACGCGGCGTGATCGACCATGCCGAAATCAACGCGCGCGAAGCACTGGAGCGCCGGCTGGCCGAAAGCGCGGGGCAGGCCCGCCTGCTCCAGGGGGTGGCCGACCTGTTCGGGCTGGATGCGCCGCCCGCGCGAATCGAAACCTATGACAACAGTCACATCATGGGTGCCAACGCCTATGGCGTGATGGTGGTGGCCGGGCCGGAGGGGTTCGAGAAACGCGCCTACCGCAAATTTGCCATCAAGGGGCCGGTTACGCCGGGCGATGACTTCGCCATGATGCGCGAAGTGCTGGAACGGCGCTTTCGCCGCGCACTGCGTGACCGCGAGGAAGGCAACCGTCCCGGTGACTGGCCCGACATCCTGCTGATCGACGGCGGGGCCGGGCAGTATTCCGCCGTGCGGGCGGTGCTGGACGATCTGGGCGTGACCGGCGTGACGCTGGTGGCCATTGCCAAGGGGCCGGATCGTGACGCGGGGCGGGAGTGGTTTCATACCGCTGATCGCCCGCCCTTCCAGCTCCCGCCGCGTGATCCGGTGCTGTACTATCTCCAGCGCCTGCGCGACGAGGCTCACCGCTTCGCCATCACGACGCACCGCGCGGGGCGGTCCAAAACGCTGGTGCGCTCGGAACTGGACGATATTCCCGGCGTTGGTCCGGCACGCAAGCGCGCGCTGCTCAACCATTTCGGTTCGGCGCGCAGCGTGCGGCAGGCGGGCCTGGGGGAACTGGAAAGCGCGCCGGGCATCAACCGCGACATGGCGCGGGCCATATACGGATATTTCCACCCCGACTGGACAGGAGACTGA
- the pgsA gene encoding CDP-diacylglycerol--glycerol-3-phosphate 3-phosphatidyltransferase produces the protein MLTDLPNLLTLSRIVVVPIVVGLVVLHTPQTDCAACVLFILAGITDYLDGKLARAWNQNSDLGRMLDPIADKLLVGASLMVMAGLGRLPYGCLYPAIIILSREILVSGLREYLAATRVGLPVTKLAKWKTGFQMTAIGFLLAGDSTAVLLHMGWLPVDALGAVMMWVAAALTLITGWDYLSTGLRHVNATDPGATKLSS, from the coding sequence ATGCTTACCGACCTGCCCAATCTTCTGACCCTGTCCCGCATTGTCGTGGTTCCCATTGTCGTGGGGCTGGTTGTCCTGCATACGCCCCAGACCGACTGCGCGGCCTGCGTGCTGTTCATCCTGGCCGGAATTACCGATTATCTGGACGGAAAGCTCGCCCGGGCGTGGAACCAGAATTCGGATCTCGGGCGCATGCTCGACCCGATCGCGGACAAGCTGCTGGTGGGCGCGTCGCTCATGGTCATGGCGGGGCTGGGGCGGCTGCCCTATGGTTGCCTGTATCCGGCCATCATCATTCTCTCGCGTGAGATTCTGGTCAGCGGCCTGCGGGAATATCTGGCCGCGACACGGGTGGGGCTGCCGGTCACGAAACTGGCGAAGTGGAAAACCGGATTCCAGATGACGGCCATCGGCTTCCTGCTGGCGGGGGACAGCACGGCGGTCCTGCTGCACATGGGCTGGCTGCCGGTTGATGCGCTGGGGGCGGTGATGATGTGGGTCGCGGCGGCGCTGACGCTCATCACCGGGTGGGACTATCTTTCCACCGGGCTGCGGCATGTCAACGCGACCGATCCCGGCGCCACGAAATTATCTTCCTGA
- a CDS encoding molybdenum cofactor biosynthesis protein MoaE, which produces MPPVTIRVQPDPFDITHETALLLRGQDTVGGVAAFTGIVRGGNDLVALELEHYPGMTESQMRRIAESACERFGLVGCTVIHRVGRLEVGTPIVLVLCASAHRGAAFDATEFVMDWLKTRAPFWKREVFATGRSAWVEARADDDAAAARWDEIMAPPGAEIKK; this is translated from the coding sequence ATGCCCCCCGTCACCATCCGCGTTCAGCCCGACCCTTTCGACATCACCCACGAGACCGCGCTGCTGCTGCGCGGGCAGGATACGGTGGGGGGTGTCGCGGCGTTTACCGGCATTGTCCGTGGGGGGAATGATCTGGTGGCGCTGGAACTGGAACATTATCCCGGCATGACCGAGTCCCAGATGCGGCGGATCGCCGAATCGGCATGTGAGCGATTCGGGCTGGTGGGCTGCACGGTCATCCATCGGGTGGGACGGCTGGAGGTGGGCACGCCCATCGTGCTGGTGCTGTGCGCGTCGGCGCATCGGGGGGCGGCCTTCGATGCGACTGAATTCGTTATGGACTGGCTCAAGACGCGTGCCCCGTTCTGGAAGCGTGAGGTGTTCGCCACCGGGCGCAGCGCATGGGTCGAGGCCCGTGCGGACGACGATGCCGCCGCCGCGCGATGGGATGAAATCATGGCGCCGCCGGGGGCGGAAATTAAAAAATAA